The following coding sequences are from one Carassius auratus strain Wakin chromosome 47, ASM336829v1, whole genome shotgun sequence window:
- the LOC113064747 gene encoding vesicle transport protein USE1-like isoform X1, with translation MATSRLETNFIRLLSRCESLASESRNETEWRLEKYVGALEEMLVALKKSPSKPTAEILTDYHRKVDFLKGLLEADKLPSPAEKSLANQFLAPGRMPTMSSERTPASKTVHIQSKARCAGEMRKELMSTGLSYSGKCYILVFKCFILRNEMSYVNHCCCSSWSGSLETDLRHRKSIPVDEQQSAAELDAILKHHNNLQEKLADDMLNLARNLKNNSLAAQNIIKQDNQTLTQSVRQADMNFEKLKTESDRLEQHAKKSVNWFLWLMLIVVSFTFISMILFIRLFPRLR, from the exons ATGGCCACGTCCAGACTAGAGACTAATTTTATCAGGTTATTATCGCGCTGTGAGTCCCTGGCTTCAGAGAGTAGAAATGAGACAGAATGGAGACTCGAGAAG TACGTTGGTGCTCTTGAGGAGATGCTTGTTGCCCTTAAAAAGAGTCccag CAAACCAACAGCCGAAATCCTGACGGACTATCACCGCAAGGTGGACTTCCTCAAGGGTCTCTTAGAGGCAGACAAACTG CCATCTCCAGCAGAGAAGTCTTTAGCCAATCAGTTTCTGGCTCCTGGACGGATGCCGACGATGTCCAGCGAGAGAACGCCGGCCAGTAAGACGGTGCACATTCAGAGCAAAGCGCGATGTGCCGGAGAAATGAGGAAGGAGCTGATGAGCACC GGTTTATCATATTCCGGTAAGtgttatattttagtatttaaatgcttcattttaagaaatgaaatgtcatACGTGAATCATTGTTGTTGTTCTTCATGGTCAGGTTCACTGGAGACAGATCTCAGACACAGAAA GAGTATTCCTGTAGATGAGCAGCAGTCTGCGGCAGAGCTGGACGCTATTCTGAAGCATCATAACAACCTGCAGGAGAAACTGGCCGATGACATGCTGAACCTCGCTCGCAACCTCAAGAACAACTCGCTCGCGGCCCAGAACATCATCAAGCAGGACAACCAG ACTCTCACTCAGTCTGTGCGTCAGGCCGACATGAACTTCGAGAAGCTGAAGACCGAGTCCGACCGTCTGGAACAACACGCCAAGAAATCCGTCAACTGGTTCCTGTGGCTGATGCTCATCGTGGTCTCCTTCACCTTCATCAGCATGATCCTCTTCATCAGACTGTTCCCGCGACTCAGATGA
- the LOC113064747 gene encoding vesicle transport protein USE1-like isoform X2, producing the protein MATSRLETNFIRLLSRCESLASESRNETEWRLEKYVGALEEMLVALKKSPSKPTAEILTDYHRKVDFLKGLLEADKLPSPAEKSLANQFLAPGRMPTMSSERTPASKTVHIQSKARCAGEMRKELMSTGLSYSGSLETDLRHRKSIPVDEQQSAAELDAILKHHNNLQEKLADDMLNLARNLKNNSLAAQNIIKQDNQTLTQSVRQADMNFEKLKTESDRLEQHAKKSVNWFLWLMLIVVSFTFISMILFIRLFPRLR; encoded by the exons ATGGCCACGTCCAGACTAGAGACTAATTTTATCAGGTTATTATCGCGCTGTGAGTCCCTGGCTTCAGAGAGTAGAAATGAGACAGAATGGAGACTCGAGAAG TACGTTGGTGCTCTTGAGGAGATGCTTGTTGCCCTTAAAAAGAGTCccag CAAACCAACAGCCGAAATCCTGACGGACTATCACCGCAAGGTGGACTTCCTCAAGGGTCTCTTAGAGGCAGACAAACTG CCATCTCCAGCAGAGAAGTCTTTAGCCAATCAGTTTCTGGCTCCTGGACGGATGCCGACGATGTCCAGCGAGAGAACGCCGGCCAGTAAGACGGTGCACATTCAGAGCAAAGCGCGATGTGCCGGAGAAATGAGGAAGGAGCTGATGAGCACC GGTTTATCATATTCCG GTTCACTGGAGACAGATCTCAGACACAGAAA GAGTATTCCTGTAGATGAGCAGCAGTCTGCGGCAGAGCTGGACGCTATTCTGAAGCATCATAACAACCTGCAGGAGAAACTGGCCGATGACATGCTGAACCTCGCTCGCAACCTCAAGAACAACTCGCTCGCGGCCCAGAACATCATCAAGCAGGACAACCAG ACTCTCACTCAGTCTGTGCGTCAGGCCGACATGAACTTCGAGAAGCTGAAGACCGAGTCCGACCGTCTGGAACAACACGCCAAGAAATCCGTCAACTGGTTCCTGTGGCTGATGCTCATCGTGGTCTCCTTCACCTTCATCAGCATGATCCTCTTCATCAGACTGTTCCCGCGACTCAGATGA